Proteins from one Gimesia maris genomic window:
- a CDS encoding putative quinol monooxygenase, with amino-acid sequence MFCLNVILTLKDAADAEEIQGLLTEACRLSRTEPGCLRFDVYQSEGEPATFVLVEHWESEDAWQTHREAEAYTQIYQPQILPRVERVPYRMKMLLE; translated from the coding sequence ATGTTTTGCCTCAATGTCATCCTGACGCTCAAAGATGCTGCTGATGCAGAAGAAATCCAGGGACTGTTAACCGAAGCCTGCCGTCTGTCCCGAACCGAGCCAGGCTGCCTGCGGTTTGACGTCTATCAGTCTGAAGGCGAACCTGCGACGTTTGTGCTTGTCGAACACTGGGAAAGTGAAGACGCCTGGCAGACCCATCGCGAAGCAGAAGCCTATACCCAGATTTATCAGCCCCAGATTCTGCCTCGTGTCGAACGAGTCCCTTATCGCATGAAAATGCTGCTGGAATAA
- the ilvD gene encoding dihydroxy-acid dehydratase, which translates to MSADSQPVLNKYSSRITQPRSQGASQAMLYATGMSEEDMNKAQVGISSVWYEGNSCNMHLNKLAAKVKEGVEAADLVGLRFNTIGVSDGISMGTDGMSYSLQSRDLIADSIETVTCAQWYDANISLPGCDKNMPGCLIAMGRFNRPSIMVYGGTIAPGCLNNQKLDIVSAFQSYGEYLAGTITDETRKEIVQKSCPGAGACGGMYTANTMSSAIEALGMSLPYSSSIPAEHPDKLDECIRAGAAIRKLLELDLKPRDIMTREAFENAMVLIVALGGSTNAVLHMLAIARSVGLELTIDDFQSVSDRIPLLADFKPSGKYVMADLQEIGGTPAVMKYLLEKGLINGDCMTVTGKTVAENLAELPGLKEGQDIIHAVENPIKPTGHLQILKGNLAPTGAVAKITGKEGLVFEGTANVFDSEEDMLKALEDKQIQKGDVIIIRYEGPKGGPGMPEMLTPTSAIMGAGLGKDVALLTDGRFSGGSHGFIVGHITPEAQEGGPIALVKNGDKVIIDADKNRLEMDVSDAELEERRKAWTAPPFKYTRGTLYKYIKNVKSASEGCVTDE; encoded by the coding sequence ATGTCAGCCGATTCGCAACCCGTTTTGAACAAGTACAGTTCCCGTATCACACAGCCCCGTTCGCAGGGTGCCTCGCAAGCCATGCTCTACGCCACCGGCATGAGCGAAGAGGATATGAACAAGGCCCAGGTCGGAATTTCCAGCGTCTGGTACGAAGGCAATTCCTGCAACATGCACCTCAACAAACTGGCTGCCAAGGTCAAAGAGGGCGTCGAAGCCGCCGATCTGGTTGGCCTGCGGTTTAATACCATCGGTGTGAGCGACGGGATTTCCATGGGCACCGACGGCATGTCCTATTCGCTGCAGTCCCGCGACCTGATCGCCGACAGTATCGAAACAGTCACCTGTGCCCAGTGGTACGATGCCAACATTTCGCTGCCTGGCTGTGATAAGAACATGCCTGGCTGCCTGATTGCCATGGGACGATTTAACCGCCCCTCGATCATGGTTTACGGGGGAACGATTGCTCCCGGCTGTCTGAATAATCAGAAGCTGGACATTGTCTCCGCATTTCAGTCTTACGGCGAATACCTGGCTGGTACGATCACAGATGAAACCCGAAAAGAAATCGTACAGAAAAGCTGTCCGGGCGCTGGTGCCTGCGGCGGCATGTATACCGCCAACACGATGTCGTCTGCCATCGAAGCTCTGGGGATGTCACTCCCTTACAGTTCTTCCATTCCTGCAGAGCATCCCGATAAACTCGATGAGTGTATCCGCGCTGGTGCCGCCATCAGGAAACTGCTGGAACTGGATCTGAAACCCCGCGACATCATGACCCGCGAGGCTTTCGAAAATGCGATGGTACTGATTGTCGCACTGGGGGGATCGACCAACGCCGTGCTGCACATGCTGGCCATCGCCCGTTCTGTCGGCCTGGAACTGACTATTGATGACTTCCAGTCCGTCAGCGATCGTATTCCTTTGCTGGCCGATTTCAAACCCAGTGGTAAATACGTGATGGCTGACCTGCAGGAGATTGGCGGGACACCAGCCGTGATGAAATACCTGCTGGAAAAAGGCCTGATCAACGGCGACTGCATGACGGTCACGGGAAAAACAGTGGCCGAAAACCTGGCAGAACTACCGGGCCTCAAAGAGGGTCAGGATATCATTCACGCTGTCGAAAACCCGATCAAGCCGACCGGTCACCTGCAGATACTTAAAGGCAACCTGGCTCCGACAGGTGCCGTCGCCAAGATCACCGGTAAGGAAGGCCTGGTCTTCGAAGGGACCGCCAACGTCTTCGATTCCGAAGAGGACATGCTCAAAGCCCTCGAAGACAAGCAGATTCAAAAAGGCGATGTGATCATCATCCGCTACGAAGGCCCCAAAGGGGGACCAGGGATGCCCGAAATGCTGACCCCGACTTCCGCCATCATGGGAGCCGGCCTGGGTAAGGATGTTGCCCTGCTGACCGACGGTCGTTTTTCTGGTGGTTCACACGGCTTTATCGTCGGACATATCACTCCTGAAGCACAGGAAGGCGGTCCAATCGCCCTGGTCAAAAATGGCGACAAGGTCATTATCGACGCCGACAAAAATCGACTGGAGATGGATGTCAGTGATGCAGAGCTCGAAGAACGTCGCAAAGCCTGGACGGCCCCTCCGTTTAAATACACGCGGGGTACACTTTACAAATATATCAAGAATGTGAAATCCGCTTCTGAAGGTTGTGTGACCGACGAGTAA
- a CDS encoding sigma-54 interaction domain-containing protein, with protein sequence MELPTLILVTRDTVIQQQILAHFKKTFQLSICSSLEDCYEQCSEQDIDSILVDLRFLLSGGHQEDHLLDMIQSAAPDTEIILLTEEECPEILERRTACSSMMHIKGFASEAELLLEIDSCLNPEEKIVVTQSAMLNASLGATSGGSAPGNKSTTKRSAAAGTTHESTENTGEHGITRRFETNSHEMKLMLNELEIAAQHDVTVLLIGETGAGKTYLSRLIHDVSPRRNEPFLNVACGALPNDLIESELFGHVRGAFTSAHADKDGKFLAAGRGTVLLDEIDVLGPEQQVKLLRVIETGEFEPIGSNKTHVNQARLVVASNMDLQPLVEQGKFRPDLYYRLNMLKFDVLPLRRRKSDIIVLANDFVHQMSLKHNIPVDRIDEEFMEALHTYPWPGNVRELENVIRRSVIYCREGILRKENLPSHILMGLVGPTNDPSVVLNHKQNDSERLGDQVAVTEKELIEQALFKNNYSRTNTAKTLGISRVTLYNKMKKYGMNTKK encoded by the coding sequence ATGGAACTCCCGACACTGATTCTGGTAACACGCGATACAGTGATTCAGCAGCAGATCCTTGCTCATTTCAAAAAAACGTTCCAGCTCTCGATTTGCAGCAGTCTCGAAGACTGCTACGAGCAGTGCAGTGAGCAGGACATTGATTCCATCCTGGTCGATCTGCGGTTTCTTCTTTCAGGCGGACACCAGGAAGACCATCTGCTGGATATGATTCAGTCTGCTGCTCCCGATACAGAAATCATCCTGCTCACAGAGGAAGAGTGTCCTGAGATCCTGGAACGACGGACTGCCTGCTCTTCCATGATGCACATCAAAGGTTTTGCCAGCGAAGCAGAACTGCTGCTGGAAATTGACTCCTGCCTGAACCCGGAAGAGAAAATCGTGGTCACTCAGTCTGCGATGCTGAATGCCTCCCTGGGAGCGACCTCAGGCGGTTCAGCTCCTGGTAATAAATCAACGACCAAACGTTCCGCTGCAGCGGGTACCACCCACGAGTCGACCGAGAATACCGGCGAACATGGAATTACCCGTCGCTTCGAAACCAATTCGCATGAAATGAAGCTCATGCTGAATGAACTGGAAATCGCCGCTCAGCACGATGTCACCGTCCTGCTGATCGGGGAGACCGGAGCCGGTAAAACCTATCTGTCCCGTCTGATCCATGATGTTTCTCCACGCCGCAATGAGCCATTCCTGAATGTGGCCTGTGGAGCGTTACCCAACGACCTGATTGAAAGTGAACTGTTCGGTCATGTGCGTGGTGCCTTCACCAGTGCCCACGCGGACAAAGACGGTAAATTTCTCGCTGCAGGTCGAGGCACGGTACTGCTGGACGAAATCGATGTGCTGGGCCCGGAGCAGCAGGTCAAACTGTTACGCGTGATCGAGACCGGGGAATTCGAACCGATTGGCTCGAATAAAACGCACGTGAATCAGGCCCGCCTGGTGGTCGCCAGTAATATGGATCTGCAGCCTCTCGTCGAACAGGGCAAGTTCCGACCTGACTTGTACTATCGATTGAACATGTTGAAATTCGATGTACTCCCTCTGCGACGACGCAAGTCAGACATCATCGTGCTGGCGAATGATTTTGTGCATCAGATGTCACTCAAACATAATATCCCCGTCGATCGCATTGACGAAGAGTTTATGGAAGCATTGCACACGTATCCCTGGCCCGGCAATGTCCGGGAACTGGAAAACGTAATCCGCCGCTCGGTCATCTACTGCCGCGAAGGGATCTTACGTAAAGAGAACCTGCCTTCTCATATTCTGATGGGACTGGTTGGCCCGACCAATGATCCATCCGTTGTACTGAACCATAAACAGAACGATTCAGAACGACTGGGTGACCAGGTGGCCGTCACCGAGAAAGAACTGATCGAACAGGCTCTGTTCAAAAACAATTACAGCCGCACGAACACCGCAAAAACGCTGGGCATCAGTCGTGTGACCCTGTATAACAAAATGAAGAAGTATGGCATGAACACAAAAAAATGA
- a CDS encoding sigma-54-dependent Fis family transcriptional regulator encodes MSKIGTAEWLDWKRLPLFSRYDAEASLVQMCDRLLEEATRQASGDDYIRQFLPQLATELSCQWCTLIERTPEWETLFEFGRNAAGGFPSHLCDEALDRDAAGLCVDENRADWSFMAAPLGDVRPGTILLVGGRDLNATSLSEAIISARALGYALSVVEQREKNLRRIKRLQTTLHIASSFSSARETQPLLELIAKEATRLLESERSSIFIWDREHKQVVACPALGVEGNTLRLPDDVGIVGDVIHSGKTICVDDAYNDERFDPSVDKSSGFRTHNLLCVPLRNNAGELIGAFEVMNKEKGKADYDDADAQSLEELGVQAATALENTREIEQLSRSRDQLTEQVKQKVQIIGKSSAITALRSTIERLAGTDLPVLILGESGTGKEVVSQSLHYQGPRANTPFIAVNCAALTETLLESELFGHEKGAFTDAHETRAGKFELAEGGTLFLDEIGDMSPGGQAKLLRVLEQKVVTRVGGSETIPINVRVVAATNAKLADAVRDKKFREDLYYRLSVVTLDLPPLRDRPEDVILLAEFFLAQFCSQANRRVLKISAEAKKRLQAHLWPGNVRELRNLMERVAFLCAGDRVEVEDLAFILSPARDSVVDMSADLSLKEASRRFQQEYIRRTIKRVGGNMSETAKCLGLHRSNLYRKMGQLDMHEANEGADDED; translated from the coding sequence GTGAGTAAGATTGGAACTGCGGAGTGGTTGGACTGGAAGCGACTGCCTTTATTTTCCAGATATGATGCGGAAGCGTCCCTGGTTCAGATGTGCGACCGGCTGCTGGAAGAAGCGACCCGGCAGGCATCAGGCGATGACTACATTCGTCAGTTTCTGCCTCAACTGGCGACCGAACTTTCGTGCCAGTGGTGCACCTTGATTGAACGGACGCCCGAATGGGAAACCCTGTTTGAATTCGGTCGCAACGCCGCCGGCGGCTTTCCTTCACATCTGTGTGATGAAGCATTGGACCGCGATGCCGCCGGACTGTGTGTCGATGAGAACCGGGCCGACTGGTCGTTCATGGCGGCGCCTCTGGGAGATGTCCGACCGGGTACGATTCTGCTGGTTGGCGGTCGAGACCTGAATGCGACTTCGCTGAGTGAAGCGATCATCTCAGCCCGCGCGCTGGGTTATGCATTGTCGGTCGTGGAGCAGCGAGAGAAGAATCTGCGGCGCATCAAGCGCCTGCAGACCACACTGCACATTGCGTCCAGTTTTTCTTCCGCCCGGGAAACACAGCCTCTGCTGGAACTGATCGCCAAAGAAGCGACACGCCTGCTGGAAAGTGAGCGTTCCAGTATTTTCATCTGGGATCGGGAACACAAGCAGGTCGTTGCCTGTCCCGCGCTGGGAGTGGAAGGCAATACGCTGCGACTGCCCGATGATGTGGGGATTGTCGGGGATGTGATTCACAGTGGCAAAACTATTTGCGTTGATGATGCTTATAACGATGAGCGATTTGATCCCAGTGTGGATAAGTCGAGCGGCTTTCGCACTCATAACCTGTTGTGTGTTCCCTTACGGAATAACGCGGGCGAACTGATTGGTGCGTTTGAAGTGATGAACAAGGAGAAGGGCAAAGCCGACTACGATGACGCCGACGCCCAGAGCCTGGAAGAACTGGGTGTGCAGGCAGCAACGGCGCTGGAGAATACGCGCGAAATCGAACAGCTGTCCCGCAGCCGTGATCAACTCACAGAGCAAGTCAAACAGAAAGTGCAGATCATCGGTAAGAGCTCAGCCATCACTGCGCTGCGTTCTACCATTGAACGTCTGGCGGGCACCGATCTTCCCGTTTTGATCCTGGGGGAAAGTGGAACGGGGAAAGAAGTCGTAAGCCAGTCGCTGCATTACCAGGGGCCGCGGGCGAATACGCCGTTCATCGCGGTCAACTGTGCGGCTCTGACCGAAACGCTGCTCGAAAGCGAGTTGTTCGGTCACGAAAAAGGAGCGTTTACCGATGCCCATGAGACGCGGGCCGGCAAGTTTGAACTGGCGGAAGGGGGGACGCTGTTCCTGGATGAAATCGGCGACATGAGTCCGGGAGGCCAGGCAAAACTGTTACGCGTGCTGGAACAGAAAGTCGTTACCCGCGTGGGCGGTTCGGAAACGATTCCCATTAATGTGCGCGTCGTAGCGGCTACGAATGCGAAGCTGGCGGATGCGGTTCGTGATAAGAAGTTCCGCGAGGACCTGTATTATCGGTTGAGCGTGGTGACCCTGGATCTGCCTCCCTTGCGCGACCGTCCGGAAGATGTGATTCTGCTGGCCGAATTTTTCCTGGCGCAGTTCTGCTCCCAGGCCAATCGTCGCGTATTGAAAATTTCTGCGGAAGCGAAAAAGCGGCTGCAGGCCCATCTCTGGCCCGGCAATGTGCGCGAGCTGCGGAACCTGATGGAGCGGGTGGCCTTCCTGTGTGCCGGCGATCGGGTGGAAGTGGAAGACCTGGCCTTCATCCTGAGTCCGGCACGCGATTCCGTGGTCGACATGTCCGCCGACCTGAGCCTGAAAGAAGCCTCGCGTCGTTTTCAGCAGGAATACATCCGCCGCACGATCAAACGGGTGGGGGGCAACATGAGCGAGACTGCCAAGTGTCTCGGCCTGCATCGTTCCAACCTGTACCGCAAAATGGGCCAGCTGGACATGCACGAAGCCAACGAAGGTGCCGACGACGAGGACTGA
- a CDS encoding VOC family protein has translation MKNPSFVNRELICTTFIVLVVSGLAALAASSKTVPDAEFAKSTVDFGIVVSDIDKSLAFYKDVLGLKTREPFEVTPQMGVDSGLSDNLPFKVYPLVLENDSTATNVKLMQFKDTPAKKVDNSFIHSSLGVSYLTIYVKDTTAALARAKAFGVEPVAKGPIALPEGFPKGIYLTLLRDPDGNLIELVGPKK, from the coding sequence ATGAAGAATCCCAGTTTTGTGAATCGCGAGCTGATCTGTACGACATTTATTGTGTTAGTCGTCAGCGGATTAGCGGCTTTGGCCGCCAGCAGCAAAACTGTTCCCGATGCCGAGTTCGCCAAGTCGACCGTGGATTTCGGAATCGTTGTCAGCGATATCGACAAGTCACTTGCGTTTTACAAGGACGTCCTCGGGCTCAAAACACGTGAGCCATTCGAAGTGACTCCGCAGATGGGAGTCGACTCAGGGCTGTCAGACAACCTGCCGTTCAAGGTGTACCCGCTGGTACTGGAAAACGACAGTACGGCGACCAATGTGAAACTGATGCAGTTTAAGGATACACCAGCAAAGAAAGTGGATAACTCATTTATCCATTCTTCTCTGGGCGTGAGTTATCTGACCATTTATGTGAAAGATACCACAGCGGCTCTGGCGCGGGCCAAGGCGTTCGGTGTTGAACCAGTCGCCAAAGGCCCGATTGCTCTGCCAGAAGGCTTCCCGAAAGGCATTTATCTGACTCTGCTGCGTGACCCCGATGGGAACCTCATCGAACTGGTGGGGCCGAAGAAGTAA
- a CDS encoding TolB family protein, giving the protein MKPVVYAAMLCFSVIMLQSSSLNRINADEKPKVNRTRFYIASPEGKDPKQYYVSEDYYNTGSPTFSPDGSKLAHDCWKSQEGETFSNVKIMVANADGSDPKIIGAGAMPSFSPGGNRIVFSQPSPSGVAIMNADGSNRTLIESGAWGAQWSPDGKKIAYRAYTSGKANLRIYDLIEDTRFDVFPEGESPYSVISWNMAWSPDSNWVCFLGRNAADKMYEVVTVNVAGMKEGYKVHYRSKVSPYQDMAWHPQGDMIVFGSDTKPRQLLKFNPAEDKAPEPLDITVDGNINGDVSFTPDGQHLLFNARDKK; this is encoded by the coding sequence ATGAAACCAGTTGTGTACGCCGCAATGCTCTGCTTCTCAGTGATTATGCTTCAGAGTTCCAGTCTCAACCGGATCAATGCAGACGAAAAACCCAAGGTCAACCGCACACGGTTTTACATCGCCAGCCCGGAAGGCAAAGATCCGAAACAATATTACGTTTCGGAAGACTACTATAATACCGGTTCCCCCACCTTTTCTCCCGACGGTTCCAAGCTGGCACACGATTGCTGGAAATCTCAGGAGGGAGAAACGTTTTCCAATGTCAAAATCATGGTCGCCAACGCGGACGGCTCTGATCCGAAAATCATCGGTGCCGGCGCCATGCCCAGTTTTTCTCCTGGCGGAAACCGGATTGTCTTCTCGCAACCATCTCCTTCAGGTGTTGCCATCATGAATGCAGACGGCAGCAATCGCACGTTGATCGAATCGGGAGCCTGGGGCGCGCAATGGTCTCCCGATGGTAAAAAAATCGCGTACCGTGCTTACACGTCGGGCAAAGCCAATCTCCGGATTTACGATTTGATTGAAGACACCCGATTCGATGTCTTCCCGGAAGGTGAAAGTCCCTATTCCGTCATCTCCTGGAACATGGCCTGGTCGCCCGACAGTAACTGGGTCTGCTTCCTGGGGCGTAACGCTGCCGACAAGATGTATGAAGTCGTCACCGTCAATGTCGCCGGCATGAAGGAAGGCTACAAAGTCCATTACCGCAGTAAAGTCTCACCCTACCAGGATATGGCCTGGCATCCACAAGGGGACATGATTGTCTTCGGCTCTGACACCAAACCGCGCCAGCTGCTCAAGTTTAATCCGGCGGAAGACAAAGCCCCCGAACCTCTGGACATCACTGTCGACGGCAATATCAACGGCGATGTGAGCTTTACCCCGGATGGCCAGCATCTGCTGTTTAATGCACGCGATAAAAAATAA
- the ispD gene encoding 2-C-methyl-D-erythritol 4-phosphate cytidylyltransferase, whose protein sequence is MSAVRDTGYREGNTVATFAVILAAAGKSSRFKSKGAEILGAGPQKKPFMDLKGRAVWVRSAEIFSNREDVKQLIITVSAEDIEWFKEKFRPNLAFMEIEIVAGGAERADSVQNALARVKAGIDYVAIHDAARPLITDKWVGEIFSAAEKHDAVIPAVRVSSTLKRAGQDLKIQETVDRTNLWAAQTPQVFKRQLLLDAYARRGDFQATDEAQLVEHLGHEVKIVEGSPLNQKITTAADFRMAEALVNALPKPKGIQALHPFADEEPRGMF, encoded by the coding sequence GTGTCAGCGGTACGGGACACAGGTTATCGAGAGGGAAATACAGTGGCGACCTTTGCAGTCATCTTAGCAGCAGCCGGGAAGAGTTCACGATTTAAGTCGAAGGGAGCGGAGATCCTGGGGGCAGGCCCTCAGAAAAAACCGTTTATGGATTTAAAGGGGCGGGCAGTCTGGGTGCGTTCTGCAGAGATTTTTTCGAACCGCGAAGATGTAAAACAACTGATCATTACGGTTTCGGCCGAGGACATCGAGTGGTTTAAAGAGAAGTTTCGGCCCAACCTGGCCTTCATGGAGATTGAAATCGTCGCGGGAGGCGCAGAACGGGCGGACTCGGTGCAAAATGCGTTAGCGCGGGTCAAAGCCGGCATTGATTATGTCGCTATTCACGATGCAGCCCGTCCCCTGATTACGGATAAATGGGTCGGCGAAATCTTTTCTGCTGCGGAAAAACATGACGCGGTGATCCCCGCCGTCCGGGTATCCAGTACCCTCAAACGGGCCGGTCAGGATCTGAAGATTCAGGAAACCGTCGACCGCACGAATCTCTGGGCGGCCCAGACGCCACAGGTCTTCAAGCGACAGCTGCTGTTAGACGCGTATGCACGGCGCGGCGATTTTCAGGCCACTGACGAAGCACAGCTGGTTGAGCATCTGGGGCACGAGGTTAAGATTGTCGAAGGTTCCCCTTTGAATCAGAAGATCACGACCGCCGCGGACTTCCGAATGGCAGAGGCGCTGGTCAATGCGTTGCCCAAGCCCAAAGGGATTCAGGCACTGCATCCGTTTGCCGATGAGGAACCCCGGGGGATGTTTTAA
- a CDS encoding TolB family protein produces the protein MSCLRIVSFTLLVTLLSVVPGTLPVTAEESDTESIRDRFYQAPAEGGDAALFLVPGDYDTAGSPSFSADGQKLLFDGWKSQAGETSIQAKIIVVNADGSNLKVLGPGRMPSWSPGGNRIAFSQHAPYGVAIMHADGSHRTLIDAGGWGAQWSPNGRKLAYSFPVNGRGNIRIYDLIEGTKTDLFPAGESPYTSVYWNMAWSPDSQWLCFKGCRAEDRSFDVATINIAGKQAGYKVHYHHETAPYADFAWHPVGEVIVFCPHTKPRQLLQFNPADANAPEPVDINFEGYLNGDVSFTPDGGQLLFNLKHTN, from the coding sequence ATGAGCTGTTTACGCATTGTCAGTTTCACACTTCTGGTAACGCTCTTATCGGTCGTACCAGGCACTCTGCCGGTGACTGCTGAAGAGAGCGATACGGAATCCATCCGTGACCGCTTTTATCAGGCTCCTGCCGAAGGAGGAGACGCCGCTCTATTCCTGGTGCCCGGGGATTACGATACGGCTGGCTCCCCGTCTTTTTCTGCCGATGGTCAAAAACTGCTGTTCGATGGCTGGAAATCTCAAGCAGGAGAAACATCAATCCAGGCAAAGATCATCGTGGTCAACGCGGATGGCAGCAATCTGAAAGTTCTGGGGCCCGGCCGCATGCCCAGCTGGTCGCCCGGTGGTAATCGGATTGCCTTTTCTCAACATGCTCCTTACGGCGTCGCCATCATGCACGCCGATGGCTCTCACCGAACATTGATTGATGCAGGAGGCTGGGGCGCGCAGTGGTCGCCGAATGGCAGAAAACTGGCGTATAGTTTTCCCGTCAACGGCAGAGGCAACATTCGCATTTACGATTTGATCGAGGGCACGAAAACCGACCTTTTCCCTGCAGGCGAAAGCCCTTACACCAGCGTCTACTGGAATATGGCCTGGTCACCCGACAGTCAGTGGCTCTGTTTCAAAGGCTGCAGAGCTGAAGACAGAAGTTTCGATGTCGCCACCATCAACATCGCCGGAAAACAGGCCGGCTACAAAGTGCATTACCATCACGAGACGGCCCCCTATGCGGATTTTGCCTGGCATCCCGTCGGCGAAGTGATTGTTTTCTGCCCCCATACAAAGCCACGGCAGTTGCTCCAGTTCAACCCAGCTGACGCCAATGCACCAGAACCAGTCGACATCAATTTTGAAGGCTACCTCAACGGTGATGTCAGCTTTACTCCCGATGGAGGGCAACTGTTGTTTAATCTGAAACACACAAATTAA